The sequence CATTCTGAATGTTTCGTGTAGAATATTTCTCTCTTCGAAATTTCCTTTTTCGGTGATATTCCAAAATTCATCCAAGAGAGAAGAGTCTTGTCCGCATACTTCTCTTATTTCTTCTTTTGTCCAAAGATAGAATAGGCCCTCTTCTCCTTCCGAATCCGCGTCTTCTGCGCTTGCGATCCCGCCGCCAGGCAGTCTCATATCTCTATGAAGATACTCGATCACATCATAGGCATAGTCTTTGTATTTTTCTTCCCCTACTGCCTGGTAACATTCTACCAATGCTTCCAAGAAAAGTGAATTATCATATAACATCTTCTCGAAATGAGGAACCAACCAATGGTGATCGGTGGAATACCTGCAAAGTCCCCCGCCGATCTGGTCGTAGATCCCTCCCTTTTTCATTGCGGTAAGTGTCTCTTCTACCATTTCGAGAGCTTTCGGTTCCCCGGTAGATTTATGATAACGTAATAAAAAGCTGAGACCCATACTTGGGGGAAATTTATTTACCGAATTGGATTTGAAACCCGCATACTCCGGATCATACAATCGATCGTATAATAAAAACCCATTCTCAAATACTTCCGGTCCGGGAGAAGAGGCAGATGCCCCGTCGGCAAGAGCCCTAGTTTCCTCTGATTCTTTTAAATGTTTGGTAAGATCTTCGGAAGCCTCTAGTAACTCTTCTTTTTTATCCTTCCATAATCCTGTTAAAATTCCCAAAACTTCTGTGAAACTTTTACGACCGTATTTAGGGACCGGAGGAAAATAAGTCCCACCTGTAATCGGCTTACCTTCAGGCGTTAAAAACATATTCAAAGGCCAGCCTCCCTGCTGTCCCATGGCATGTAACGCGTCCATATAGATCCGATCCACATCCGGTCTTTCTTCCCGGTCCACCTTAATGGAAACGTAATCCCTATTTAGAACTTCGGCAGTGGTTTCATTCTCAAACGATTCCTTCTCCATTACATGGCACCAGTGACAAGTGGCATAACCAATGGATAAGAAGATAATTTTATTCTCGGATTTTGCCTTTGCAAAGGCCTCTTCCGACCAGGGAAACCAGTCCACTGGATTGGTAGAATGCTGGAGTAGATAAGGACTTTTTTCAGACGCGAGTCGGTTCAATTTTTTATCTGGAGTTTTCATCGATTTTAAGCTGTCTAGACTTTTACTTTAGATTTTTCGATTTGGCAAATTCTTCCGAACCAAAAACCATGCTCCGTAGGAAGACCAACGACAATATGCTTAGGCCTGCAAATATTCCTTCGTTAAGGAAATTTTATCTGCGACTCTTGCTTGTCGGAGCTTTTGGTTTTCCAGCTTCGCAGTTCGCCCAAGAGTTAGACCCTTCCCTTCAGAATAGGCCTAGAGTTCTTAAACTCACCTTGAAAGAAGCGGTCAATTATGTCCTAGCGAATAATATCACAGTTAGAAACGCTGGGATGGAATTCGTGAAAGCGGACACTGCCGAGTTAAAAAATCTATCTCAATATGCATGGACGCTGGTCGGCGGTTTTTCGAAAACAAAAACTAATCTTCCTCTGAATAATAATAACGTTCTCTCCGGAACAAAGATCTCCAATGATCGGATAAACGTAGGGATCCAGAAAAACTTCCAAACTCTGACTTATTTTAGTTTAGAACTCAGCCATACACGATTTGACGCGGATGCATTCGAGACTCAAGCGGCGGCGGCCAGATTAGGAGCCGTAGGTTCTTATTTAGCCGCTCCTCCTCAATACACTGATGCTTTGACTGTAACTCTTGGTCAGGAACTTTTAAAGTATTCTTTCGGCCAGACTGAAAAGGAGAAACAAAAAGTCTTACAACAAAATGCGGTCATTCGCAGGGATGAACTGGTCAATATCTTAGCACAGCTTGTAGTTAAAACTCTGGTAGATTATTGGAGTTTGAGTGTTTACGATTCTCAGGTAGAAACTTTCGATAGATTAGAAAAGAATACCAAAAATATCCGAGATCTCACCGTCAGAAAACGTAATTTAGGTCTTTCCGAAGGATTCGAGGTCAACCAATGGAATAGTGCTCTCACTCAAACTGAGAATAGTTTGGAAAGAGCAAGACTTGCAAGATCGGAAGCGGAAAGAAATTTGATCCGAGTTTTGAATGTGGACCCGAGTTCTAAAATTTCCGGCATCACCGATCTTCAGGAAAAAGTTCCGAACGATATCAATCCTACTAAAGATTACCAATACGCATTGGATCATAGAATTGATCTAAAAAATTTGATCCGCCAAAGACAGATCGCAGAATTAGAGCTGAAGATCAAAAACGCGGAAGATATGCCTTCTTTAAAGATCACAGGAAGTTATTCTACAAGAGGACAAACTTTCTTAAATCCTCAGACAAACTATGTGAATCCTGATACTGGGATGATGTCTTTTAAATATCCTGAAAAAACTTTAAATTTCGCATTATCTTATCCTTTATTTGATACCGGGATCCAAACGGATATCAGAGATGCAAAACTCAAACTGGATATCTTGTCGAAACAAGAAACAGAACTCAGAACTCTGATCAAAGAAGAGTTGGACAATAGATATTATGCGATCGTTGCAGGACAGGAACTTTTAGAAACCGCCAACACTCGTAAAGAAGAAGCGGAGAAGTTCTATAAAGGTGTCCAAGCACGTTTCAATCAGGGAAGATTTACCGCAGTATTGGTTAAATCCGCTCTGGACGGTTTGATCCAAGCAGAGTTACAAGTGGCCCAAGCAAGGATCAATTTTAACGTGGATATCATCCGTTACGAACTGGCAAGAAACTCCGTTTTCGAGAAGTTCGGAGTGAATGTGAATGAGATCGTAGACACGATCATCAAAAACGAAGTAGAGAGAGCGCGGCAAGCTACTCCTTCCGATAAATAATCTAAGATATATTAAGCTTTTGGTATAGAAGGTATTTCCAATTGGATTGGTTCCCCTTCTAACGCTTTTAAGAACTCGATCAAATCCTTTTTGTCCTGATCGGAAAGTTCCGCAGGTCTTAACATTGGATCGTGGACCGCTTTGGAATGACCACCTTCAGCGAAGTGGTTCACCGTATCTTCTATAGATCCGAAAATCCCATTATGCATGAATGTTTTCTTTTTGGTAACATCTCTTAATGTAGGAGTTCTAACCTTATCTTTAATACCTGCAAGACCGGTTGTATGCAATTCGGAATCGGAGAAGTTAGGCCCCTGGTGACATTGGATACATTTTGCCTTGTTCTGGAAAACATCCCAACCTCTGATCTGAGCAGGAGTGAGTGCTGTCTCTTCTCCCATCACGAATTTATCAAAGCTGGAGTTTTTACTTACTATGGTCCTTTGGAATGTAGAAAGTGCTAAAACTATTCTTTCTCCCGTAATTCCAGGATCTCCATATGCCTTTTCAAAAAGTTCCTTATAACCCTGGATAGAAGAGATCCTTTGGATGAGCTTTGTTTCATTTTGGAATAATAGTTTTGAATGCACTTTATCTTTTACAAGATCTTCCAACTCTTTTGCTTCCGGATCTTTGAATACATCCTTATACAATGCTACGTTGGTAAGAGAA comes from Leptospira dzoumogneensis and encodes:
- a CDS encoding thioredoxin domain-containing protein, whose protein sequence is MKTPDKKLNRLASEKSPYLLQHSTNPVDWFPWSEEAFAKAKSENKIIFLSIGYATCHWCHVMEKESFENETTAEVLNRDYVSIKVDREERPDVDRIYMDALHAMGQQGGWPLNMFLTPEGKPITGGTYFPPVPKYGRKSFTEVLGILTGLWKDKKEELLEASEDLTKHLKESEETRALADGASASSPGPEVFENGFLLYDRLYDPEYAGFKSNSVNKFPPSMGLSFLLRYHKSTGEPKALEMVEETLTAMKKGGIYDQIGGGLCRYSTDHHWLVPHFEKMLYDNSLFLEALVECYQAVGEEKYKDYAYDVIEYLHRDMRLPGGGIASAEDADSEGEEGLFYLWTKEEIREVCGQDSSLLDEFWNITEKGNFEERNILHETFRMNFSRLHGLEPSELEEIVSRNRKKLLEKRSARIRPLRDDKILFSWNCLYIKALTKAAMAFGDGDLLREAEETYKFLEKNLIREDGRLLRRFREGEARFLAYSTDYAEFVLASLCLFQAGKGFRYLENAIRYTEEAIRLFRSPSGVFFDSGIDGEVLLRRTVDGYDGVEPSANSSFATAFVLLSKLGVVDSEKYLQYADSILSYFKPELEAYPMSYPYMLSALWLRKSPGRELAVVYSSQEELLPIWKGVGSLFLPETVLVWANDKEAKENGEKFLLLKNRNSGGGVKAYVCVGFHCELPVSDWSSLRARLVED
- a CDS encoding TolC family protein, translating into MLRPANIPSLRKFYLRLLLVGAFGFPASQFAQELDPSLQNRPRVLKLTLKEAVNYVLANNITVRNAGMEFVKADTAELKNLSQYAWTLVGGFSKTKTNLPLNNNNVLSGTKISNDRINVGIQKNFQTLTYFSLELSHTRFDADAFETQAAAARLGAVGSYLAAPPQYTDALTVTLGQELLKYSFGQTEKEKQKVLQQNAVIRRDELVNILAQLVVKTLVDYWSLSVYDSQVETFDRLEKNTKNIRDLTVRKRNLGLSEGFEVNQWNSALTQTENSLERARLARSEAERNLIRVLNVDPSSKISGITDLQEKVPNDINPTKDYQYALDHRIDLKNLIRQRQIAELELKIKNAEDMPSLKITGSYSTRGQTFLNPQTNYVNPDTGMMSFKYPEKTLNFALSYPLFDTGIQTDIRDAKLKLDILSKQETELRTLIKEELDNRYYAIVAGQELLETANTRKEEAEKFYKGVQARFNQGRFTAVLVKSALDGLIQAELQVAQARINFNVDIIRYELARNSVFEKFGVNVNEIVDTIIKNEVERARQATPSDK
- a CDS encoding cytochrome-c peroxidase, with amino-acid sequence MKRIFFLILFLVSILGLIVCKEKKPIPELEGFVVKSVIHPSNNPFNQEKVELGKTLYFDSRLSFNQDVSCASCHNTASPAEGFPRTKIHNPAPSLTNVALYKDVFKDPEAKELEDLVKDKVHSKLLFQNETKLIQRISSIQGYKELFEKAYGDPGITGERIVLALSTFQRTIVSKNSSFDKFVMGEETALTPAQIRGWDVFQNKAKCIQCHQGPNFSDSELHTTGLAGIKDKVRTPTLRDVTKKKTFMHNGIFGSIEDTVNHFAEGGHSKAVHDPMLRPAELSDQDKKDLIEFLKALEGEPIQLEIPSIPKA